From the Pomacea canaliculata isolate SZHN2017 linkage group LG4, ASM307304v1, whole genome shotgun sequence genome, one window contains:
- the LOC112561262 gene encoding sedoheptulokinase-like has translation MDAGKASQSYAMGIDIGTTSIKIAIIDASGEVVENVTTPSQAAVVSDVGDLGAEQCPQAVWSALQAGMRQLSTQNQVKVQCIGISGQMHGVMLWQHGQAWEWVDMQARNIKLDNVSNLYTWQDRRCTLEFLSSLPKPDPSSKVSTGYGCATLFWLLKNKPQYLEERQFDCVGTVMDFVVAAICDLKRPVTSNQLAASMGYYNIHSGKWDLDILKESGFPVSMLPEVKNAGTMAGHLHQGLHHVPAGTPVLVAMGDMQCAVFSAVQQSTDAMMNISTSIQISTVVEDIGQAKSFADCCPALDVVPYFNSKLLAVVAGLNGGNVIDCLVSTLKQWLKDLDLDESIPDKILLEKMLSLGKASSPSGSLQIKPTVFGERHDPHMLAQVLGISPCNASLGAIFRAVSEGIVDNIFHLMSPELLAKHGVSRVIASGSVLSQNSLVHKRLEDTLGEHMELVHGNASDSAFGAAKAALVAVGDSE, from the exons ATGGATGCAGGAAAGGCTTCACAGTCGTATGCCATGGGAATAGACATCGGCACGACTTCTATCAAAATCGCAATTATTGATGCATCAGGGGAGGTGGTAGAGAATGTGACTACGCCCTCACAAGCAGCAGTAGTCAGCGATGTCGGTGACCTAGGGGCCGAACAGTGCCCACAAGCTGTTTGGTCAGCATTGCAGGCTGGGATGCGTCAGCTGTCCACTCAAAACCAAGTTAAG gtgcaGTGCATTGGCATCTCAGGCCAGATGCATGGTGTTATGTTATGGCAGCATGGACAGGCATGGGAATGGGTTGATATGCAGGCACGTAACATCAAGTTGGACAATGTTAGCAATCTGTACACATGGCAAGATCGCAGGTGTACTCTAGAGTTCCTGTCTTCACTGCCCAAACCAGATCCATCCTCAAAAGTGTCAACAGGCTATGGCTGTGCAACTTTATTTTGgttgctgaaaaataaaccaCAGTACCTTGAGGAGAGACAGTTTGACTGCGTTGGTACTGTTATGGATTTTGTGGTTGCAGCCATTTGCGATTTAAAGCGACCTGTGACTTCAAACCAGTTAGCAGCAAGCATGGGCTACTACAATATCCATTCTGGAAAATGGGATCTTGATAT CTTGAAGGAGAGTGGGTTTCCTGTATCTATGCTACCAGAAGTGAAAAATGCTGGCACTATGGCAGGGCATTTACATCAAGGCTTGCATCATGTGCCTGCAGGAACACCTGTTCTAGTTGCCATGGGTGACATGCAGTGTGCTGTATTTTCTGCTGTCCAGCAATCAACAGATGCAA tgatgaaCATCAGCACCTCCATTCAGATCAGCACAGTTGTGGAGGACATTGGTCAAGCCAAGTCTTTTGCAGACTGCTGCCCAGCACTTGATGTTGTCCCTTACTTCAATTCAAAGTTACTTGCAGTTGTTGCGGGACTGAACGGGGGCAATGTTATTGATTGTCTGGTTTCAACGTTGAAGCAGTGGCTGAAGGATTTAG ATTTGGATGAATCTATTCCTGACAAAATCTTGCTTGAAAAAATGTTGTCACTTGGTAAAGCCAGTTCACCATCAGGTTCCCTGCAGATAAAGCCTACTGTGTTTGGAGAACGTCACGACCCACACATGCTTGCTCAGGTCTTGGGGATCAGTCCATGTAATGCTTCACTTGGTGCAATTTTCAGAGCAGTTTCAGAGGGCATTGTGGACAACATTTTTCATCTGATGTCTCCAGAATTATTGGCTAAGCATGGAGTAAGTAGAGTGATTGCCTCTGGTTCAGTTTTGTCTCAAAATTCTCTGGTCCACAAAAGGCTGGAAGACACTCTAGGTGAACATATGGAGCTTGTTCATGGCAATGCTAGCGATTCAGCATTTGG